Proteins encoded by one window of Sulfurospirillum barnesii SES-3:
- a CDS encoding GGDEF domain-containing protein codes for MKRVPSFLIKKPLLLGFIALILNLFISTLPLIVLYKDYNQEHAHLAFMETFTRHQNLMEAILIYAICFSFVFAGVITLLSLFLKKSYLQIETLSHFDGLTGLYNRLMFVTLFKQELQKVKRTHEHLFLVIIDLDDFKSINDNFGHLVGDLAIKTTATTLKNTLRTADIIGRFGGDEFVIAMLTSDKDAAAQSVNRILNAFNNKSIPLIRNNLPHDVYINLSIGYTYYKADDDFTSMLQRADQALYISKEAGKNTATFLA; via the coding sequence ATGAAAAGGGTACCCAGTTTTCTGATTAAAAAACCGCTTCTCTTAGGCTTTATTGCGCTTATTCTTAACCTTTTTATTAGCACACTTCCTCTGATTGTTTTATACAAAGATTATAATCAAGAACACGCTCACCTTGCATTTATGGAAACCTTTACACGCCATCAAAATTTAATGGAAGCCATACTTATCTACGCCATTTGTTTTTCTTTTGTCTTTGCAGGGGTCATTACACTACTCTCCTTATTTCTGAAAAAATCCTACCTTCAAATTGAAACACTTTCTCATTTTGATGGGCTTACAGGGCTCTACAACCGCCTAATGTTTGTAACTCTCTTTAAACAAGAACTACAAAAAGTCAAACGAACACATGAGCATCTTTTTTTAGTCATTATTGATTTAGATGATTTCAAATCCATTAATGATAATTTTGGGCATCTTGTGGGTGATTTAGCTATTAAAACCACCGCAACAACGCTCAAAAACACCTTACGTACAGCTGATATTATTGGACGTTTTGGTGGGGATGAATTTGTCATAGCCATGCTCACCAGTGATAAAGATGCTGCTGCGCAAAGTGTCAATCGTATTTTAAATGCCTTTAACAATAAATCTATTCCCCTGATACGAAATAACCTACCGCATGATGTATACATCAATCTTAGTATTGGTTACACCTATTATAAGGCAGACGATGACTTTACCAGCATGCTTCAACGTGCCGACCAAGCCCTTTACATCTCCAAAGAAGCAGGAAAAAATACCGCAACCTTTTTAGCCTAA
- a CDS encoding valine--tRNA ligase, with amino-acid sequence MSEKSTVYNPKEIEESYYKIWEDRGYFEIDGNKAIQESGKNFCIMMPPPNVTGSLHIGHALTFTLQDIITRFKRMDGFKTLWQPGTDHAGIATQNVVEKQLLAGGITKEELGREKFLEKVWEWKAYSGGQIVHQMRKLGVSPAWSRERFTMDDGLKNSVKKAFVKYYNEGLIVRGNYMVNWCTHDGALSDIEVEFEANKGKLYHLKYFLKDSKEFLVVATTRPETYFGDTAVMVHPEDERYKHLLGKKVVLPLIDREIEIIADEHVDMSFGTGCVKVTPAHDINDYEVGKRHNLEFITIFDPSGILNEQCGEFQGRERLEVRNDVVSKLESLGFIDKIEDYENQVGHCYRCKNVVEPYISKQWFVKKEIAEGAIAKVNEHLAEFYPSHWLNSYNAWMKELRDWCISRQLWWGHQIPVFYCDACGHEWASEAESEHECPTCKASSIHQDPDVLDTWFSSGLWPFSTLGWENGDAYKGEKWNESDLKEFYPNTLLITGFDILFFWVARMMFSGEYTLGQLPFKDIYLHALVKDEHGQKMSKSKGNVIDPLDTISEYSADTLRFTLAILAVQGRDIKLSGEKLEQIRNFTNKLYNASRFLLMNANSFEDLDNIEIKTALGAYMKSRLAVAQEEVRGHFSDYRFNDAATTLYRFLWGEFCDWGIELSKADKPAILELGSIFKEAMKLLHPFMPFISEFLYQELSDTTLEAAESIMVKRYPHDLKRDEAIEQTFELVIEAIVGIRRAKANIDLGNKKIEHAYIKVADASTLKDGMKYICLLAKVENIDLTEVKIANAASDVGDNVEVFIPLSGVDLSPIIERLNHQKIKLEKEIQKLSGMLSNERFVANAPKEVIAENQKGLDDARAKMEKIESELNSLSL; translated from the coding sequence ATGAGCGAAAAAAGTACCGTTTACAATCCTAAAGAGATTGAAGAGAGTTACTACAAAATTTGGGAAGACAGAGGCTATTTTGAGATTGATGGCAATAAAGCCATTCAAGAAAGTGGTAAAAACTTCTGTATCATGATGCCCCCTCCAAACGTCACAGGAAGCCTGCATATCGGGCACGCCCTCACCTTTACCCTTCAAGATATTATCACCCGTTTTAAACGTATGGATGGGTTTAAAACCCTTTGGCAACCTGGAACCGATCATGCGGGGATTGCGACACAAAATGTGGTTGAAAAGCAACTCTTAGCTGGGGGGATTACAAAAGAAGAGCTAGGTCGTGAGAAGTTCTTAGAAAAAGTCTGGGAATGGAAAGCATACAGTGGCGGACAAATCGTGCATCAAATGCGAAAACTTGGTGTAAGTCCAGCATGGAGTAGAGAGCGCTTTACAATGGATGATGGGCTTAAAAACTCGGTTAAAAAAGCCTTTGTCAAATACTACAATGAAGGCTTAATCGTTCGTGGTAACTACATGGTCAATTGGTGTACCCATGATGGTGCGCTCAGTGACATCGAAGTGGAATTTGAAGCCAACAAAGGCAAACTCTACCATCTCAAATATTTCCTAAAAGACTCCAAAGAGTTTTTAGTCGTCGCCACCACACGCCCCGAGACCTACTTTGGTGACACGGCTGTTATGGTGCACCCTGAAGATGAGCGTTATAAACACCTTTTGGGCAAAAAAGTCGTTCTGCCACTCATTGATCGTGAGATTGAGATTATTGCCGATGAGCATGTTGATATGAGCTTTGGAACAGGCTGTGTTAAAGTGACCCCAGCGCACGACATCAACGACTACGAGGTGGGCAAACGCCACAATTTAGAATTTATCACTATTTTTGACCCAAGCGGTATCTTGAATGAGCAGTGTGGCGAATTTCAAGGTCGTGAGCGCCTTGAAGTAAGAAATGACGTTGTTTCAAAACTAGAATCGCTTGGTTTTATCGATAAAATTGAAGATTATGAAAATCAAGTAGGACACTGCTACCGTTGTAAAAATGTGGTTGAACCTTACATCTCTAAACAGTGGTTTGTTAAAAAAGAGATCGCTGAGGGCGCTATTGCTAAAGTCAATGAACACTTAGCAGAGTTTTACCCAAGCCACTGGCTCAATTCATACAATGCATGGATGAAAGAGCTTCGTGATTGGTGTATTTCACGCCAACTTTGGTGGGGACATCAAATTCCTGTATTTTATTGCGATGCGTGTGGACATGAGTGGGCGAGTGAAGCGGAGAGTGAGCATGAATGCCCTACATGTAAAGCTTCCAGCATCCATCAAGACCCCGATGTTCTGGACACATGGTTTAGCTCAGGTCTGTGGCCTTTTTCAACGCTGGGTTGGGAAAATGGCGATGCTTACAAAGGTGAAAAATGGAATGAGAGTGACTTAAAAGAGTTCTATCCAAACACCCTCCTCATCACTGGTTTTGACATTCTCTTCTTCTGGGTTGCACGTATGATGTTCTCAGGTGAATACACCCTAGGACAGCTTCCATTTAAAGACATTTACCTCCATGCTCTGGTTAAAGATGAACACGGTCAAAAGATGAGTAAAAGTAAAGGCAATGTTATCGATCCACTCGATACCATCAGCGAATACAGTGCCGATACCTTACGCTTTACCCTTGCTATCTTAGCGGTTCAAGGTCGTGACATTAAGCTTAGCGGCGAAAAACTGGAGCAAATCCGTAATTTTACCAATAAACTCTACAACGCTTCACGCTTCTTGTTGATGAATGCAAATTCGTTTGAAGACCTTGACAACATCGAAATCAAAACAGCTCTGGGTGCGTACATGAAAAGCCGTTTGGCAGTAGCACAAGAAGAGGTACGTGGACACTTTAGCGATTACCGTTTTAACGATGCAGCAACCACACTTTACCGCTTCTTATGGGGTGAGTTTTGCGACTGGGGTATTGAGCTTAGTAAGGCCGATAAACCTGCGATTTTAGAGTTAGGATCTATCTTCAAAGAGGCAATGAAACTCTTGCATCCCTTTATGCCCTTTATCTCAGAGTTTTTATATCAAGAGCTTTCAGATACTACACTAGAAGCAGCAGAGTCTATTATGGTCAAACGCTATCCACACGATTTAAAACGTGACGAGGCTATTGAGCAAACCTTTGAATTGGTCATTGAAGCCATTGTGGGTATTCGTCGTGCCAAAGCTAACATTGATCTTGGTAACAAAAAAATTGAACACGCTTACATTAAAGTGGCAGATGCTTCAACGCTTAAAGATGGTATGAAATACATTTGTTTATTAGCAAAAGTTGAAAATATCGACTTAACAGAGGTGAAAATTGCAAATGCTGCCAGTGATGTCGGTGACAATGTTGAGGTATTTATTCCCCTAAGCGGTGTGGATTTAAGCCCCATTATTGAGCGCTTGAATCATCAAAAAATAAAACTAGAAAAAGAGATCCAAAAACTAAGCGGTATGCTCTCAAACGAGCGTTTTGTTGCCAATGCACCCAAAGAGGTCATTGCTGAAAATCAAAAAGGTCTGGATGATGCCAGAGCTAAAATGGAAAAAATTGAGAGTGAGTTAAACTCATTGAGTCTTTAA